tccttgtgctaccagaactctcgcggccattTTTTGCGTGAGAAGATAAATGAGTGTAAATTTTTCTGCCATTTGCGAAGTTGGGCTGGGGGAATCctgattgggagggtttggaataggtaggttaattttgggagggtgatcctcttgatcatggctattttgccTGAGAGAGTGAAGTTGGTGCTGTTCCATCTCTTCAGGTCTTTGTTGATCTGTCATCACAAGGAGTTGTAGTTGTGAAGGTATAATTtgctgaggtttctggttatttgtacccctaggtatctgaacttggtgcaACAAAGTTTTATCTTGGCAAATTATTTTTGGGTAGGGGGCAGGGTGTTGAAACACATAGCCCCGGACTTTGCAAAATCtgcctgtaggcccgacaccattgcaaatgtgttgagttctctgattagggaagttgctgtgtttatggggtctggtgttgtgaccattaagTCGTCTAATTTAtagttctgccttttatttccactcccttgatgtctgtggctgctcggatttggattgctaagggttccagagccagaaTGAATAGGAAGGGAGATAGCAGGCATCcttgttttgtgcctctttggATTGCTATGATATTGGCGTCCATACTGTTAgccctgcattttgctgaggctcaGGAGTATATTTGCTTGAGGGTTTGTAAGAAGTTAGGACCAAATTTCATGTCAGTTAGCACTGCTAATAGGTATTaccactctaagcaatcaaaagctttgaggatgtctagggacttGATTGTCAGTGGGAGTtcagttgccttgctgtgttgaATCAGATTCAgtaatggggtctgttatattgcgaccAGGGATGAGGCGAGTCTGGTCTGAGGCTTTTAACTTGTGTAGGaaatttttaggcggttggccaagattgatgtgagtatcttgtagtcttggtttattcaTGAGATTGggtggtatgattctactttgaggctgtctttcaGTTGTTTAGGGATGGAGACTATATTGAAGAAggtccaggatttttttttaagtgagcaAAACTCCTTAAATTCCCAAAGAGAATTTATCTCATCTCAATAGCATTTTTGCTTGTATCTTTTGACAGTATCCTTGCAGGTTAAGGATGAAAACGGTTTGAGCTACGCTCTGTTGCTCACCTGCCTATGCCAAAATCCTGCATCATACTATGGTTTTACCTTGTAGCTATTACAAATCCTAGAGGTTTTATTTTCTAGCTATTACAAACCCTATAGGTCAAGAGTGGGCAGAAGATAAATGGGGATCTGCCACTGGATCTGAGTGACTTGAAGTAGATTAGCAAGGACTTCTGCCTCCCGGATGTCTAACCATAAAGACTAAAAAAGCTTCCCTCTTTCCCTaaaagcgccacccgtgtccctttataaGACCTGCTACCAAGTCTTTAAAATACAGCATCAGGGAGACCTCATTTTCTTCAGATGCATGCAAGCTGTCAGAGTCCAAAGAGTGGCACATTCAAGGTGCCCGAGGTGTCAGGATGGCAAGAATCACCCCCATATAGCTTCCCTGCCAATGTCTTCAGCATGTTGTTCTGCTCTTCTCATTCAGATGGCCAGGGCTGGCTTGATCCACTGTCCAGGAGCAAATGAACCTGACCTGGCAAAGTGTTTCTTCTGCTTAATAGAGTTGGAGGGCTGGGAGCCAGATCACGATCCCTGGTAAGAAAGACCCAACAGGGTTCTCTGGCCTAGCAATTGCCCAAGGTGAAAACTCTATGAAATACCAAGTGGGGATCAGTGGATAAGACTGCCTTTCTATTTGGGTTACACTCTCTTTGTGCACCTTGGCtaatgcccctgaaggaccaggtgcgcagcctgggagttattttggactcacagctgtccatggaggcggaggttaattctgtgtccagggcagctgtgtaccagctccacctggtacacaggctaagaccctacctgcccgcgaactgtctcaccagagtggtgcatgctctagttatctcccgcttggactacagcaaggcactctacgtggggctacctttgaaggtgactcggaaactgcaattaatccagaatgcagcagctagactggtgactgggagtggccgccgggaccacataacaccggtcctgagagatctgcattggctcccagtacgtttccgagcacaattcaaagtgttggtgctgacctttaaagccataatcggcctcagtcctgtatacttgaaggagcatctccacccccatcattcagcccggacactgagatccagcgccgagggccttctgacagttccctcattgcgagaagtgaggttacagggaaccagacatagggccttctcggtagtggcgcccaccctgtggaacaccctcccttcagatgtgaaggaaataagcagctatcctatatttaaaagacatctgaaggcagccctgttcagggaagtttttaatatttaacgctgtactgtttataacacttgattgggagctgcccagagtggctggggaaactcagccagatgggcagggtataaatttattatttattatttatttatttatttatttatttatttatatttatttatttatttatttattatcctaTTGAAGTGAAAGCGGTATGGAGAAAGTTGTTGAAGTTGGGGAGCGACAAGGACAAAATTCCCCTAATCTCTCTTGGTCCTCTTAAACTGCTCGCTTGCCATCTTACTGTTCCCACTGCAGGCTGGAGCACTCCAAGCGTGCCGGAGACTCTTGTGGGTTTTTGTCCCTTTCTAAGAGTTTTGATGACCTGACAGTTGAAGAATACTATGAACTAGAGATGGAGCGGGTCAGGATCTTTCTTGTAAGTAAAGACATGGATATCTGTGGGCTTtggaaatttgcaccaaaatgaaTTTTGGCTGTGCACTAGTTCATGTAAATCTTGGCATCTCTGTGTCTAAGGGCTTGTCCATACTTAGCTTTTTTCTCTGTGCCTTCCAGGCAAAGGCCCATGTTTTCCGAATGCTCCTTTTTTAACTCCAGAGTTTTCCCTGAGAAAACGCCACTTCTTAAGGCTGAGGCctggcaaacagcaattcaggtctTCAGCAGATTGACATTGGCTCTGATTCAGGCGTAAAGGGCTCTGACCCTAACTCAAGTGGGAAAGAGTTGGAGAAAATCTTGCCACTGGAACAACTGGTGCGAAGTAACAGGCGGCAACATTTTGCAGGGGAGTTCCTATCCTGGCCCCTGCAGGCacttaaagccctatacggcctaggaccctcgtacctacgggaccgcctctcctggtatgtcccacagatgaccttatggtcttcaaataaaaacatctctgAGATCCCGGGCCactgggaggttaggctggcctcaaccagagccagggcttttccaGCCGTGGTCCCGAtccggtggaacgctctgtctcaagagactaGGACCcagcaggacttgacatctttctgcagggcctgcaagacaaagctgttccaccaggcctttggccaaggcacagcctgaccccctccttcggtaatcctcatagaactctagcccaatggttgccattaatttgattcagaattgattttagaatgaactgattttagaatgtattttaattaattgattgtgattttatgtaaactgtgttacttttactgttgttagctgctctgagcccggcttcagctggggagggtgggatataaataaagttttattatattattattattggtggaaTGTGCATAAGAGTGCCCCCTTCCAGGTCCAAAATGACCTGTACATTGGAGGTCGCATGTCAATCACACGTGCACAAAATGTTTGCCGCCTGCACTTCATGCATTTGGTTCCCTGTACCGCTTCTCTAGTGCCCCTTATCACACACCCCCAGAGGTGTGCAAGGTGCCCCTTTTGTAGTAATTGTGTGCACATTGCTCTGGGCAGCGTGTCAGAAGTCCCCGTTTTCAGATGCAACCACCCCACACAGACTGTGAGCTTGAGGCACTGGCGGTTCCAGGCTCCTTGCCGTAATCTTGCAATATCTAAAGTAGCCGCTTGCGGTCTTTAACTTCAAAAATGGCCACTCAATAAAATCTACCCCCTTTCTTCTCCAGAGCAAAACTGGGCAAAGTGTAATAAACGCCTATGAGAAAGAAGTAGCAGCAACCAGGCAGCGTCTCGTGGATCATTTTGTGAACAAATACCAGTATGCCCCAGAACCTGACCCAGCCACTCCTGCTGCAACAGAGAATGACATGCCCACCACCACGTAGAAAGAAAATGGGCCACCGCGAAGACAAATGGAGGCTGTTGTATTGACAGTGGTGCAAGTACTGTAGTACATACCTGAGAGAGGCTTTCGGGTGGACAATATGGCATGGGGGGGTGTCACAGGGGATCTGTCAGTACCACATCTTGTGTAATGTTGTTCTGTATGAATCCAATAACCAAAAGCTGAAGTATTTTTTTCGACTTATGGAAGTCATAAGGAGGGCATTGTTAAATAAAGACTTTTGCATAAAACTATGGGTCTTTCCATTTTTCACGATGACACCTAAATTGACCACTTTTGCACACTGACACACTGCCCCAATTGCAGTGCTAAtagctgtgctggtcccggggctAACCaggaggcgaggtccgagtccagtccgaggttgatGGTGCAATATGAAGGCAGTCCATAGAAGtcaaagctgggtgcagggcatcgGGTGAGGTCAAGAGCTCTGGCAGGGAAGCAGGTCAGGGATCAGGCTGGAACCAacaaccaacgatgttgctcccgcaacttgggactggggctggctggcttttatctcccccgaggcatagggcggccccgatcctcaggtgactcacctctcctggcctggaggcaagcactcctcctgcgggaacttagttccctccgcctctctgccctgagcctctacagctcaggagaggctggagggttactggacccagaggcaacctcagcttcctctgacggggctgagagtggagcacctgcaggcaatgggtcctccatcacctcaggagccagagcagactcagctggtgcctgcacctgaggatccagcacaggtgaggacccttcaggttcatgccccagccccggctcagctggttctggaggcggggaatcctgtgcaggctgggattcctcaggttcagcttccgaacccgattcccaggccatcacaacagcGCAGCATGCGAGCCCATCTTCACCCGGCATGGCTGTGCTATTCCTGTCA
The nucleotide sequence above comes from Podarcis raffonei isolate rPodRaf1 chromosome 1, rPodRaf1.pri, whole genome shotgun sequence. Encoded proteins:
- the LOC128399356 gene encoding baculoviral IAP repeat-containing protein 5.1-like, which encodes METVLNKVNSNSKCLLEYRSMHYYENRLRSFACWPFKENCKCTPESMARAGLIHCPGANEPDLAKCFFCLIELEGWEPDHDPWLEHSKRAGDSCGFLSLSKSFDDLTVEEYYELEMERVRIFLSKTGQSVINAYEKEVAATRQRLVDHFVNKYQYAPEPDPATPAATENDMPTTT